GAATGACGGCAACGATCCCTCGTCGGCGCAGCCGCTGCCGGGTCGCTCGGCTGGAATAGGCCTTATCTCCGCGCAGGCGATCGGGCCGGGTGCGGGGCCGCCCAGGCCCGCAGCGCTCAACTTTGAGGTGGGCGAGCAAATGCTCCAGGACCGGTCCGTCGCCTGCCTGGCCGGCGCTCACGAGCACCACCAACGGTCGGCCGTGCCCGTCGACGAGGTGATGGATCTTGCTGGTCAACCCGCCGCGCGAGCGACCAATGCCGTGGTCAGGCGGCTCGCTCGCCAGATTTGTGTAATTCGACCCAGCCCCCTGTGTCACGGGTGATGTTCGTGGCATGTTGGTGAGCGCGGGCGATCGTGGAATCCACCGACACCGCCCAGTCGATGATCCCGGCCTCGTCGGCGGCGGCCAGCAACCGAGCCAGCACCATGTCCCAGGTGCCCTCGGCGCTCAGCCGTCGGTGCCAGGTCCAGATCGTCTGCCACGGTCCGAATACCTCGGGCACGTCTCGCCAGGCGATCCCGCACCGGTATCTGTCGTCTGCCATGAGGATGGGACCAGTGTGACCTGATTTTTGCCAGGGTGATGGGACCACCTGGATTGCCAGTTATGGGACCACCGGCGCGTCGCGTCGGTGGTCTTTTCATTTGTTCGTTCGATCGCCGTGACGGCTCAAGGTCACGGAGGTCGGCGGGCATGGCTTTTCGGGAGGTCAGTGTGAATGAGATCAGGGAAGTGCTGCGGGTGTGGCTGGGGGTGGTGGGACTGCCGGCGCCGGGGTACCGCAGCATTGCCGCGCATTGCGGCCTGGACCGCAAGACGGTGCGCCGCTACGTCGAGGCCGCCCAGGCGGCGGGTTTGCGTCGCGACGACGACGTCAGCGCGGTCGATGATGCGTTGATCGGGATGGTTGCCGAGGCGGTGCGTCCGGTGCGCCCCGATGGCCACGGGGCGGCGTGGGAGCAGCTGGTGGGCTTCGAAGATCAGATCACCGCCTGGGTGGCCGGCACCGGTGAGCATCGGCCGTTGACGGTCACGAAGATCCACACCCTGTTGGCCCGGCAGGGGTGTGTGGTGCCGTATCGGACGTTGCACCGATTCGCCAGCCAGCGTTGCGGTTTCGGCCGCAAAGACCTCACGGTGCGGGTCGCTGATGGCGATCCCGGAGTGGAGTGCCAGGTCGACTTCGGCTACCTGGGGATGCTCACCGACGCTGCTGACGGGCGCCGCCGCAAGGTGCACGCGCTGATCTTCACCGCGGTGTACTCCCGGCACATGTTCGTGTGGTTGTCGTACTCGCAGACCCTGGCCGCGGTGATCGCAGGCTGCGAGGCGGCCTGGGAGTTCTTCGGCGGGGTGTTCGCCGTGCTGATCCCCGACAATCTCAAGCCGGTGATCGCCGACGCGGACGCGGTCAACCCGCAGTTCAGCCAGGGCTGGCTGGATTACGCCGGGCATAGCGGGTTTCTGACCGACCCCGCCAGGGTGGCCTCGCCGAAAGACAAGCCACGGGTGGAACGCGCCGTGCAGTACGTGCGGCGAAACTTCTGGGACGGAGAAACATTCACCAGTCTGCAGCAGGCGCAGGACGCCGCCACAGCGTGGTGTCGTGACACTGCGGGCACCCGCACCCACGGCACCACCTGCGCACGCCCGCTGGAGGTGTTCACCGACGAAGAGCAGCCCCGGCTGTTGGCGGTGCCGC
The window above is part of the Mycolicibacterium rutilum genome. Proteins encoded here:
- a CDS encoding IS5 family transposase; its protein translation is MTSKIHHLVDGHGRPLVVLVSAGQAGDGPVLEHLLAHLKVERCGPGRPRTRPDRLRGDKAYSSRATRQRLRRRGIVAVIPEPSDQIGHRKRRGTHGGRPPAFDAEDYKGRNVVERGFSVTKQWRGLATRYDKLAIVYRGAAVLRAITLWLPHLSDTP
- a CDS encoding transposase, which gives rise to MADDRYRCGIAWRDVPEVFGPWQTIWTWHRRLSAEGTWDMVLARLLAAADEAGIIDWAVSVDSTIARAHQHATNITRDTGGWVELHKSGERAA